In Vicinamibacterales bacterium, the following are encoded in one genomic region:
- a CDS encoding 30S ribosomal protein S1, whose product MAIADETVKIEPKSGDDSKAALDSGGDTVQTDEPAMDPQEYARLVELYDSSFRNIAEGEVVKGTVLKVSDSEVVVDVGYKSEGMISVDEFRNENGEVTVQAGDLVDVLLERTEDRNGHVVLSRENAEKMKIWDEVETAYAERKVVIGRVIERIKGGLAVDIGVRAFLPGSQIDVRPVRNLDSLRGQELRMRVIKVNKKRGNIVLSRKALLEEENAEKKTETLTKLSEGKVLHGVVKNITDYGAFIDLGGIDGLLHITDMSWGRVSHPSELFKVGDEADVIVLKFDLETERVSLGYKQLAPDPWTSVGDQYPAGNRVSGKVVSLTDYGAFVELEPGIEGLIHVSEISWSKRIKHPSKILSVGDSVETMVLGVDSQARRISLGLKQAGANPWLELVEKYPVGGKITGAVRNLTEFGAFVEVEEGIDGLIHISDMSWDKHLKHPSEALKKGDEVEVVVLNVDAENQRLSLGLKQLSTDAWDEFFANHKAGEVVDGEIVRMTNFGAFVKLVDGIEGLIHVSEFDDTHGEDKVELQVGQSYAMRIIKLSPTDRKIGLSIRALKSGEEHDWEDYSTSSGSPEVTLGDHMKRSQ is encoded by the coding sequence ATGGCGATTGCGGATGAGACAGTCAAGATAGAACCCAAGTCAGGAGATGACAGTAAGGCGGCCTTGGACTCCGGTGGGGATACCGTTCAGACAGATGAACCGGCGATGGACCCTCAGGAATATGCTCGTTTAGTTGAACTTTACGATAGCAGTTTTCGGAATATCGCTGAAGGTGAAGTTGTCAAAGGTACTGTTCTCAAAGTATCTGATTCGGAAGTAGTCGTCGATGTTGGCTACAAGTCTGAAGGGATGATCTCTGTCGACGAATTCCGTAACGAAAATGGTGAAGTGACGGTCCAAGCTGGCGACTTGGTCGATGTGCTGCTCGAACGCACCGAAGACCGTAATGGCCATGTAGTCCTCTCGCGTGAAAATGCCGAGAAGATGAAAATCTGGGACGAGGTCGAAACGGCCTATGCCGAGCGCAAGGTCGTAATCGGTCGCGTCATCGAGCGGATCAAGGGTGGTCTTGCTGTGGATATCGGCGTTCGTGCTTTTCTTCCAGGTTCGCAGATAGACGTGCGTCCGGTAAGGAACCTTGATTCTTTACGAGGTCAAGAGCTTCGCATGCGTGTGATCAAGGTTAATAAGAAGCGCGGTAACATCGTGCTGTCACGGAAAGCGCTCCTTGAAGAAGAGAACGCGGAAAAGAAGACCGAAACACTGACCAAGCTTTCCGAAGGCAAGGTACTGCACGGCGTTGTCAAGAATATTACAGATTACGGGGCGTTTATCGATCTAGGGGGCATCGACGGCCTTCTCCACATCACAGACATGTCGTGGGGCCGCGTGTCGCATCCGTCAGAGCTGTTCAAGGTTGGCGACGAAGCTGATGTGATCGTGCTTAAGTTTGATCTGGAGACTGAGCGGGTGTCTTTGGGTTACAAGCAATTGGCTCCAGATCCTTGGACATCTGTGGGCGACCAGTATCCGGCAGGTAACCGAGTCAGTGGTAAAGTCGTTAGCCTCACTGACTACGGTGCGTTTGTGGAACTGGAACCTGGAATTGAGGGATTGATTCATGTCTCTGAGATATCCTGGAGTAAGCGCATAAAGCATCCGTCGAAGATACTTAGCGTTGGTGACTCTGTGGAAACGATGGTGCTTGGCGTCGATTCGCAAGCGCGTCGAATTTCTTTAGGGTTAAAGCAGGCAGGCGCAAATCCCTGGCTTGAGCTCGTTGAGAAATATCCAGTGGGTGGGAAAATTACTGGCGCGGTTCGTAACCTCACCGAGTTTGGAGCGTTCGTTGAGGTCGAGGAGGGCATTGATGGACTCATCCATATCTCTGACATGTCTTGGGATAAGCATTTAAAACATCCATCCGAGGCGTTGAAGAAAGGTGATGAGGTTGAGGTCGTGGTGCTGAATGTAGATGCTGAGAACCAGCGTTTATCACTAGGCCTTAAGCAATTATCCACTGATGCCTGGGACGAGTTTTTTGCGAATCATAAAGCCGGTGAGGTGGTCGATGGTGAGATAGTGCGAATGACGAACTTTGGTGCATTTGTGAAGCTCGTTGATGGTATCGAAGGACTCATCCATGTGTCGGAATTCGATGATACCCACGGTGAGGATAAGGTTGAGCTTCAGGTAGGTCAGTCCTATGCGATGAGAATCATTAAGTTGAGTCCAACCGATCGGAAAATTGGTTTGAGTATTCGTGCGCTGAAGTCCGGTGAAGAGCACGATTGGGAAGACTACAGTACTTCTAGTGGTTCACCGGAGGTGACTCTTGGTGATCACATGAAACGGAGCCAGTGA
- a CDS encoding HIT domain-containing protein: MSGAERPQGCVFCEALTDGDESSLVVFRGNTCYVTLNLYPYNNGHLMIVPSRHVASLAETSLEERAELMELTCLSELVLVEAYQPQGMNVGINMGQAGGAGIADHIHLHVVPRWEGDTNFMTSVGESRVLPESLEETLKRLKPVFAKLTSES; the protein is encoded by the coding sequence GTGTCGGGCGCCGAGCGTCCTCAAGGCTGTGTGTTCTGTGAGGCCCTCACCGATGGGGATGAGTCGTCGCTCGTTGTGTTTCGTGGTAACACCTGTTACGTCACTCTCAATCTATACCCCTACAACAACGGTCATTTGATGATCGTGCCGTCACGGCACGTAGCGAGTCTAGCCGAAACATCACTTGAAGAACGCGCTGAACTCATGGAATTGACTTGTCTCTCCGAGTTGGTACTCGTTGAGGCGTACCAGCCCCAAGGCATGAATGTTGGGATTAACATGGGGCAGGCTGGAGGCGCGGGGATCGCTGACCACATTCACCTGCACGTTGTGCCACGGTGGGAAGGTGATACGAATTTTATGACTTCGGTGGGGGAATCGCGTGTTCTACCCGAGTCACTTGAGGAAACACTTAAAAGACTCAAGCCAGTCTTCGCAAAACTTACAAGTGAATCTTAG
- the cmk gene encoding (d)CMP kinase — MPKNETIIAIDGPSGAGKGTVARALAHELGYRHVDTGAMYRAVAWLATYNGIDLADESAVETVARSAEFDLDGDRMVVSGHDVTELIRTPETDVAAALVARILAVRQVLVGRQRAIGEPGKLVMEGRDIGTVVFPEAAVKIYLDATPSERARRRAADCAHTSSRNADLVGVASALEARDASDRTREVSPLKLALDAERIDTTGIPIDDVVKRVLSLVRFKLGASVSKDER; from the coding sequence ATGCCGAAAAACGAAACTATTATTGCGATTGACGGGCCATCGGGTGCTGGAAAGGGAACGGTAGCGCGCGCGCTCGCGCACGAACTTGGCTACCGACATGTCGATACTGGTGCGATGTACCGAGCGGTTGCTTGGCTGGCAACCTACAATGGTATTGATTTAGCTGACGAGTCAGCCGTTGAAACCGTGGCTCGATCGGCCGAGTTTGACCTGGATGGTGACCGTATGGTCGTCAGCGGGCATGACGTGACTGAGTTGATCCGAACACCGGAAACCGACGTCGCAGCGGCATTAGTGGCTCGAATTCTGGCTGTTCGGCAGGTGCTTGTTGGACGGCAGCGCGCCATTGGCGAGCCTGGGAAGCTTGTGATGGAAGGGCGAGACATTGGAACTGTCGTCTTTCCTGAGGCCGCGGTCAAGATTTATCTAGATGCTACGCCTTCAGAAAGAGCCCGCCGTCGAGCAGCTGATTGTGCACACACCAGTAGTCGAAATGCTGACCTAGTTGGCGTAGCGAGTGCACTTGAAGCACGAGATGCCTCTGATCGAACACGTGAAGTTTCACCGCTGAAACTCGCATTGGATGCAGAACGTATCGACACCACGGGTATACCAATTGATGATGTAGTGAAGCGAGTTTTGTCACTGGTCCGTTTCAAACTAGGCGCCTCGGTGTCCAAGGACGAACGCTAG
- the gdhA gene encoding NADP-specific glutamate dehydrogenase: MVTRDVGADSGMSGYIADVMSEVVAKNPAESEFHQAVGEVVESLGPVLASRTDYRSAKILERILEPERVVMFRVPWQDDRSEVHVNRGFRVEMNSAIGPYKGGLRFHPSVNLGILKFLAFEQIFKNSLTTLPMGGGKGGSDFDPKGKSDSEVMRFCQSFMTELHRHIGADTDVPAGDIGVGGREIGFLFGQYKRLRNEFTGVLTGKGLNWGGSLIRPEATGYGTVYFAAEMLATRSETLNGKVCLVSGSGNVAQYTVEKLLELGAKPVTLSDSSGYIYDESGIDQERLKFVKELKNVRRGRIGEYAENYSNAVFTPVDASLDHNPLWNHQADCAFPCATQNEINGTDVGNLLHNGVAVVSEGANMPVTLEGVKQFLDAGILYGPGKAANAGGVATSGLEMTQNSLRTSWTREEVDARLQKIMKAVHKACHQTAEHFGDPGNYVMGANTAGFVKVADAMLDQGLV; this comes from the coding sequence ATGGTGACGAGGGACGTGGGAGCGGATTCAGGAATGTCAGGCTATATCGCTGACGTGATGTCTGAGGTTGTAGCCAAGAATCCAGCTGAGTCTGAATTCCATCAGGCGGTTGGTGAAGTGGTCGAATCGCTCGGTCCTGTGCTGGCATCGCGAACCGATTACCGTAGTGCCAAGATTCTAGAACGGATCCTTGAACCGGAACGGGTTGTAATGTTTCGAGTTCCCTGGCAAGACGATCGGAGTGAGGTCCACGTTAATCGCGGTTTTCGCGTCGAAATGAATAGCGCGATAGGTCCCTATAAGGGTGGGCTACGCTTTCACCCGTCGGTAAATCTTGGCATTCTCAAGTTTCTCGCATTCGAACAGATCTTTAAGAATTCTTTGACCACGCTTCCCATGGGAGGTGGTAAGGGTGGTTCAGACTTCGATCCAAAGGGAAAAAGTGACTCTGAGGTTATGAGGTTTTGCCAAAGCTTCATGACCGAGTTACACCGCCACATTGGTGCTGACACGGATGTTCCGGCCGGTGATATTGGTGTGGGTGGTCGTGAGATTGGGTTTTTATTTGGTCAGTATAAGCGTTTGCGAAACGAGTTCACGGGTGTTCTAACGGGTAAGGGGTTGAATTGGGGAGGCTCACTAATCCGTCCAGAGGCAACGGGCTATGGCACTGTTTACTTCGCTGCGGAGATGTTGGCGACACGCAGTGAAACACTTAATGGCAAAGTGTGCTTGGTCTCGGGGAGTGGTAACGTCGCGCAGTACACTGTCGAAAAACTGCTGGAGCTTGGTGCTAAACCTGTGACGTTGTCCGATTCAAGTGGTTACATCTATGACGAATCGGGTATTGACCAGGAACGATTGAAGTTCGTGAAAGAGTTGAAGAACGTTAGACGTGGTCGGATTGGGGAGTATGCTGAGAATTATTCCAACGCCGTCTTCACCCCTGTCGATGCTTCGCTTGATCATAACCCCCTTTGGAATCACCAAGCCGATTGTGCGTTCCCATGTGCAACGCAGAATGAAATCAACGGTACAGATGTTGGCAACCTACTGCACAATGGAGTCGCTGTTGTGTCTGAAGGTGCCAATATGCCGGTTACGCTTGAAGGTGTAAAACAGTTCCTTGACGCTGGAATCCTGTACGGGCCAGGAAAGGCGGCCAATGCGGGTGGCGTGGCGACCTCAGGGCTTGAAATGACTCAAAACAGTCTTCGGACGAGTTGGACCCGCGAAGAAGTCGATGCACGCTTGCAGAAAATTATGAAAGCGGTTCACAAGGCCTGCCATCAAACCGCGGAACATTTTGGCGATCCAGGTAATTACGTTATGGGTGCTAATACTGCCGGCTTCGTGAAGGTCGCCGACGCTATGCTAGACCAGGGCCTAGTATAG
- a CDS encoding acyl-CoA dehydrogenase family protein — MTPNTPRALTTLTEDELLLRESVRAFADTEIRPQVHEMDNRQTIPRSLLDALFALGVMGVEIPNEFGGGNASLFHSVLAVEALSRVDPSIGVLVDVQNTLVINAVLRWGDDALKSRYLPRLASDTIGAYALSEASSGSDAFALKTRAVRHNKDFELTGRKLWITNAAEAELFIVFANVNPSAGYRGITAFIVERRTPGLTVGKKEDKLGIRASSTCELILDGCCVPATQVLGEVGKGYKVAIETLNEGRIGIGAQMIGLSDGALGHAIAYTKERKQFGQPIADFQGVQFQLARAATDLEVARLAVYNAARLRDAGKPFRTEAAICKLFSSEVAERVTSLAVQLYGGYGYVRDYPVEKLYRDAKIGQIYEGTSNLQLQTIAKQILEK; from the coding sequence ATGACACCAAACACTCCACGGGCGCTTACCACGCTTACGGAAGACGAATTACTTCTTCGCGAAAGCGTTCGTGCCTTCGCTGACACCGAAATACGGCCACAAGTGCACGAGATGGATAACCGTCAGACTATTCCGAGGTCTTTGCTTGACGCTCTGTTCGCCTTGGGTGTCATGGGCGTAGAGATTCCTAATGAATTCGGTGGCGGTAACGCGAGCCTTTTTCACTCCGTTCTTGCTGTTGAAGCACTCTCGCGAGTCGATCCGTCGATTGGGGTCCTAGTCGACGTGCAGAACACACTCGTTATCAACGCTGTGCTTCGGTGGGGTGATGACGCGCTCAAATCAAGGTACCTTCCAAGGCTCGCATCGGACACGATTGGAGCTTATGCGCTCTCTGAGGCTTCTTCCGGAAGCGATGCGTTCGCCCTGAAAACCCGCGCCGTCCGACATAACAAGGACTTCGAACTCACCGGTCGGAAGCTCTGGATCACCAATGCTGCCGAGGCCGAACTCTTCATCGTATTTGCCAACGTGAATCCCAGCGCCGGTTACCGTGGCATTACGGCATTCATCGTAGAGCGTCGAACACCCGGGCTCACCGTTGGTAAGAAAGAGGATAAACTCGGGATTAGAGCAAGTAGTACTTGTGAATTGATTCTTGATGGTTGTTGCGTACCTGCCACTCAGGTGCTCGGCGAAGTTGGCAAGGGTTACAAGGTCGCCATCGAAACACTGAACGAGGGCCGTATTGGGATTGGTGCACAAATGATCGGATTGTCCGACGGAGCGCTTGGACATGCGATCGCCTACACGAAGGAACGAAAACAGTTTGGACAACCTATAGCGGACTTCCAAGGCGTCCAGTTCCAGCTGGCTAGAGCTGCAACCGATCTTGAAGTAGCGCGCCTTGCTGTATATAACGCAGCCCGACTACGCGATGCCGGCAAACCATTTCGGACAGAAGCCGCAATCTGTAAGCTATTTTCATCGGAGGTCGCAGAACGAGTCACGTCTCTCGCCGTGCAACTCTACGGCGGCTACGGCTATGTGAGGGACTACCCGGTCGAAAAACTTTACCGCGACGCCAAGATCGGTCAGATCTACGAAGGAACATCAAATCTACAGCTACAGACAATTGCAAAGCAAATTCTTGAAAAATGA
- a CDS encoding PEP/pyruvate-binding domain-containing protein, giving the protein MSDERPDNLSFGSGNRLRSFQEIGLYRVNNIILVSTLYDSFILAEDGRLSEVMLTEFLDLDLHHTPRLQRVSTGTEALALARDESRYNLIITSPHVGDMSAEELAEEIVKAGLKTSVIGLAYDTRDLDSFAQASALSTVNKVFVWQGDVRILLAIVKYVEDRMNVSRDTGEMGVQAIIVIENSRRYYSSFLPVIYTELVRHTQNLLPDGMNRADKLIRIQARPKILLSTSYEEAWEFFERYQSDVLGVISDVAFPKGGVIDSEAGFDFAEQVRAFQPDVPIMLQSGSGSSDHVSRAKAANVSYVRKESPFLLNNLREFMTEGFGFGDFVFRRPDGSIVSVAKDLRQLETQLREAPAESVAFHGARNHFSRWLKARTEFDLAHFLRPRKLSDYETVEGLRDVLVQAIHDYNEQRHRGIVADFARDHFDPVRTFGRIGAGSLGGKGRGLAFANALLADERLESKFPGIRIGVPPSVILATEVFDQFLEANELRDFAIECGDDDALAERFRSAGFPATIQQQLADLAQLMNYPLAVRSSSLLEDSPYQPFAGVYETVMLPNDEPDRVRRLLDAVKAVYLSMFRQSSKLYLNASPYRLEEEKMAVVIQKLTGVHHANRFYPDIAGVARSHNFYPIAPIAAEDGIAAVALGFGATVVDGEACFRFSPAHPQQVVQFSSVDDTLRNSQRSFYALRLGQRENSETDGLSTELQQMELDVAERDGSLQFVGSTFSPENDTIYDDIARPGIRLVSFAPILKHKIFPLAPLLQSLLEVGRGATGGPVEIEFACNLQPSDDQPREFAFLQLRPLALSREFSELEIGDVDREDLVCASDAVLGHGLVEHVCDLVVVNVENFDRLKTREVAEEIMRLNAVLADEGKPYILLGLGRWGSRNPHLGIPVRWDQISGARIIVEAGFEDMAITPSQGSHFFQNITASQIGYFTVNPQAGEGFIDWKWLLAQPSTTELHYVRHVRCSSPIVVKMNGQKHSGVILKPAV; this is encoded by the coding sequence ATGTCCGATGAACGGCCGGACAATCTGTCGTTCGGTTCAGGGAACCGGCTGCGTAGCTTTCAGGAAATCGGACTCTATCGCGTCAATAATATTATTCTCGTTTCGACGCTTTACGATTCGTTTATTCTCGCTGAAGATGGTCGTCTTAGCGAGGTAATGCTCACTGAGTTCCTCGACCTCGATTTACATCACACCCCGCGTTTACAACGCGTTTCCACTGGTACCGAGGCTCTAGCTCTGGCCCGTGACGAAAGTCGATACAACCTAATTATCACATCGCCACATGTCGGCGATATGAGCGCTGAGGAACTCGCAGAAGAAATTGTAAAAGCAGGCCTGAAGACGTCGGTGATCGGCTTGGCTTACGACACGAGAGACCTGGACAGTTTTGCTCAAGCGTCTGCACTGTCAACGGTCAATAAGGTCTTCGTGTGGCAAGGCGATGTTCGGATTCTACTGGCCATCGTAAAGTATGTTGAGGATCGGATGAACGTTTCTCGAGACACCGGCGAGATGGGTGTCCAGGCGATCATCGTCATCGAAAATAGCCGTCGTTATTATTCATCTTTTCTACCTGTTATCTATACCGAACTCGTCCGTCATACACAGAATCTGCTTCCTGATGGGATGAATCGGGCAGACAAGTTGATACGTATTCAGGCACGGCCGAAAATTCTACTGTCTACCTCCTATGAGGAAGCCTGGGAGTTCTTCGAGCGATATCAGTCAGACGTGCTCGGGGTGATTTCCGATGTTGCGTTTCCGAAGGGCGGGGTGATTGATTCTGAGGCTGGATTTGATTTTGCAGAGCAAGTACGTGCGTTTCAGCCAGACGTGCCAATTATGTTGCAATCTGGTTCTGGCTCGTCGGACCATGTGTCACGAGCCAAAGCCGCTAATGTCTCTTATGTGCGAAAGGAGTCCCCGTTTCTATTAAACAATCTTCGGGAGTTTATGACGGAAGGTTTCGGCTTTGGTGATTTTGTTTTCCGTCGACCGGATGGTTCGATTGTGTCAGTGGCGAAGGATCTTCGCCAACTTGAAACGCAATTGCGGGAGGCGCCTGCTGAGAGCGTGGCGTTTCACGGTGCAAGGAATCATTTTTCACGGTGGTTGAAGGCACGTACCGAATTTGACCTCGCGCACTTCTTGCGGCCCCGTAAGCTTTCCGATTATGAAACGGTAGAGGGTTTGCGGGACGTATTGGTCCAAGCAATCCATGACTACAACGAGCAGCGGCACCGTGGCATTGTGGCTGATTTTGCTCGTGATCACTTTGATCCGGTGCGAACCTTTGGACGGATCGGCGCCGGGTCACTCGGTGGAAAGGGCCGTGGGCTTGCCTTTGCTAATGCACTCCTTGCTGATGAACGTCTTGAATCGAAATTTCCAGGTATCCGCATTGGCGTGCCACCGTCTGTCATTCTGGCGACAGAAGTCTTCGATCAATTCCTTGAGGCGAATGAGTTGCGGGACTTCGCCATCGAGTGCGGCGATGATGACGCATTAGCCGAGCGCTTTAGATCTGCTGGGTTTCCGGCGACGATTCAGCAGCAGCTGGCCGATCTTGCTCAGTTGATGAACTATCCTCTGGCCGTCCGATCATCGAGTCTACTGGAAGACTCGCCTTACCAGCCGTTCGCGGGCGTCTACGAGACGGTAATGTTGCCAAACGACGAACCTGATCGAGTTCGTCGGCTGCTTGATGCAGTGAAGGCAGTGTATCTCTCGATGTTCCGACAGAGTTCGAAACTGTATTTGAATGCGTCGCCGTATCGTCTTGAAGAAGAGAAGATGGCGGTGGTTATCCAGAAGTTGACGGGTGTCCACCACGCTAATCGTTTCTATCCGGACATCGCCGGCGTAGCACGGTCACACAATTTCTATCCGATCGCGCCGATCGCCGCGGAGGACGGTATTGCTGCCGTTGCGTTAGGTTTTGGCGCCACTGTGGTCGATGGAGAGGCTTGCTTCCGCTTCTCTCCAGCGCACCCTCAGCAGGTCGTGCAGTTTTCCTCGGTTGATGACACGTTACGCAACTCGCAGCGGTCGTTCTACGCACTTCGGCTTGGACAGCGTGAAAACTCTGAGACGGACGGTTTATCTACAGAGCTACAGCAAATGGAGTTGGATGTCGCTGAGCGGGATGGGAGCCTCCAGTTTGTTGGATCAACCTTCTCACCGGAGAACGACACGATCTACGATGACATTGCTCGGCCGGGCATCCGACTTGTGAGTTTTGCTCCGATATTGAAGCACAAGATTTTTCCATTGGCGCCGCTTCTACAGTCTTTACTCGAGGTCGGCAGAGGTGCCACCGGTGGGCCGGTGGAGATAGAGTTTGCCTGTAATTTACAGCCCTCTGATGACCAACCAAGAGAGTTTGCGTTTCTACAGCTCCGACCTCTAGCCTTATCGCGAGAATTTAGCGAACTGGAAATAGGTGACGTCGACCGCGAAGATTTGGTGTGCGCGAGTGACGCCGTACTCGGGCACGGGCTGGTTGAGCATGTTTGTGATCTGGTTGTGGTCAATGTGGAAAACTTCGACCGATTAAAGACAAGGGAGGTTGCAGAGGAGATCATGCGACTCAATGCAGTCCTTGCGGATGAGGGAAAGCCTTACATTCTTCTTGGCTTGGGCCGTTGGGGTTCTAGAAACCCACACCTAGGAATTCCAGTGAGATGGGATCAGATTTCTGGTGCTCGTATCATTGTAGAGGCGGGATTCGAGGACATGGCCATTACGCCGTCGCAGGGTTCCCATTTTTTCCAGAACATTACGGCAAGCCAGATTGGCTACTTCACGGTCAATCCGCAGGCGGGTGAGGGGTTCATCGATTGGAAGTGGCTATTGGCCCAACCGTCAACGACTGAATTGCACTACGTTCGCCATGTTCGATGTTCGTCACCAATTGTTGTGAAGATGAATGGCCAAAAACACAGCGGCGTCATTCTAAAACCGGCGGTTTGA
- a CDS encoding VWA domain-containing protein, translating to MRRWLLLTVVLVLTVCLGGPGQAASQQEQAEQDAPQQPVFRAGINFVRVDVIVTDKNDDPVVDLTAEDFEVYEDDLQQTVETFQLVRITPATISDEPVRPIRSRFDEEREAARSDVRLFAIYLDDYHVRQGASLRIREPIIKFIRTLAPTDMIGVMYPLTPLDAVQMTRDHEAVVATIEDFLGRKYDYEPQNRFEASYMHASPSTIEQIRNEVSLTGLRALITRLGGLREGRKSLILVSEGFTNILPPQLRGVNATQFTDPRMRNPFVGSGNPREQAMQMTADLTLQTDLQRLFDTANRANTSIYSLDPRGLASFEFGMDEGVGFTTDREMMGAMIGTLRSISDTTDGYAIVNQNDPTEGLQRAVRDASTYYLLGYNSREMPADGEFHRIEVRVPGRDVEVRARPGFWALSPEDVNRLEDSGSSPEPPSEVDTALALLTARRNQRFVQTWIGMTRGDDGLTQVRFVWRPAPRVPGQRRDEPVQVGLSASGDGGTVFFQGEVPSSPSVLTDGGMAEPEQLVFEAEPGPLRLDISVLGVSEQVIDDNVMTLVVPDFTATDLSLGSVMVFRAQNAFEMRQLRADPDPIPEAGREFRRTDRLLVRVEAYSRGSSEPNVAAKLLNRGGQSMADLPVQPSPAAASTYVLDLPLSSLAPGEYLIELTATVGDATDKQLLAMRVTG from the coding sequence ATGAGACGGTGGTTGTTGCTGACAGTCGTGCTAGTGCTTACGGTCTGTCTGGGTGGTCCGGGTCAAGCGGCGTCACAGCAGGAACAGGCTGAGCAGGACGCACCTCAGCAGCCGGTGTTTCGTGCCGGAATTAACTTTGTTAGGGTCGACGTCATCGTTACCGATAAGAACGATGACCCCGTCGTTGACCTGACAGCCGAAGACTTCGAAGTCTACGAGGATGATTTACAACAGACCGTCGAGACTTTTCAGCTTGTTCGGATTACACCTGCCACCATTTCGGATGAACCTGTTCGGCCGATTCGTAGTAGGTTCGACGAGGAGCGTGAAGCGGCACGGTCTGACGTGCGCCTGTTTGCCATCTATCTTGATGATTACCACGTGCGTCAGGGCGCGAGCCTGCGAATCCGCGAGCCGATAATCAAGTTTATCCGTACACTGGCGCCGACTGACATGATCGGTGTCATGTATCCCCTCACACCATTAGACGCCGTGCAGATGACTCGTGATCACGAAGCTGTGGTGGCGACGATTGAAGATTTTCTGGGGCGCAAGTATGACTACGAACCACAAAACCGGTTCGAGGCTAGTTATATGCACGCGTCTCCCTCGACGATCGAGCAGATCAGGAACGAAGTGTCATTGACGGGTCTCCGAGCACTGATTACTCGCCTCGGAGGTCTGCGGGAGGGCCGGAAGTCGTTGATCTTGGTAAGCGAAGGTTTCACCAATATTCTCCCTCCGCAGTTACGAGGCGTCAACGCAACGCAGTTTACCGATCCCCGAATGCGGAACCCTTTTGTAGGGAGTGGTAATCCTCGGGAGCAGGCGATGCAGATGACTGCGGACCTTACGTTGCAGACTGATTTACAGCGTCTGTTTGATACTGCAAACCGAGCGAATACCTCGATCTACTCGCTGGATCCTCGGGGCCTTGCATCATTCGAGTTTGGTATGGATGAAGGGGTCGGGTTTACCACGGACCGGGAGATGATGGGCGCCATGATTGGCACCCTGCGATCGATCTCTGACACGACAGACGGCTACGCGATCGTGAATCAAAACGACCCCACTGAAGGTCTTCAGCGCGCGGTTAGGGATGCAAGCACCTATTATCTTCTCGGTTACAACTCAAGGGAGATGCCAGCTGACGGTGAGTTTCATAGGATTGAGGTGCGAGTGCCTGGGCGTGACGTCGAGGTGCGCGCGCGCCCTGGATTTTGGGCGCTATCCCCAGAGGATGTGAACCGGCTCGAGGATTCTGGCTCTTCGCCTGAGCCACCGTCGGAAGTTGACACAGCACTTGCATTGTTGACCGCCCGGCGGAATCAGCGGTTCGTGCAGACGTGGATTGGTATGACCAGGGGTGACGATGGGCTTACACAGGTGAGGTTTGTCTGGCGGCCAGCACCTCGGGTTCCCGGACAGCGACGAGACGAGCCTGTGCAGGTCGGGTTATCCGCTAGTGGAGATGGCGGGACGGTCTTCTTTCAGGGTGAGGTTCCCAGTAGTCCCTCGGTTCTTACGGACGGTGGGATGGCTGAGCCTGAACAGTTGGTTTTTGAGGCTGAACCAGGGCCTTTACGTCTCGATATATCAGTTCTCGGAGTGAGCGAGCAGGTGATTGACGATAACGTCATGACCCTTGTCGTGCCGGATTTTACGGCAACTGACCTATCGCTTGGGTCAGTGATGGTGTTTCGCGCGCAGAATGCTTTCGAGATGCGTCAGTTGCGAGCCGACCCTGACCCGATACCCGAAGCTGGTCGCGAGTTTAGGCGAACCGACCGTCTGTTGGTCCGTGTTGAGGCCTACAGTCGGGGCTCGTCCGAGCCGAATGTGGCCGCTAAACTTCTTAATCGCGGTGGTCAGTCAATGGCGGATTTACCAGTTCAGCCCTCACCGGCGGCTGCCTCAACTTACGTGCTCGACCTACCGCTCTCAAGTTTGGCACCAGGCGAGTATCTGATCGAGCTGACGGCGACCGTTGGAGACGCAACGGATAAACAACTCCTCGCCATGAGGGTAACTGGCTGA